In Astatotilapia calliptera unplaced genomic scaffold, fAstCal1.2 U_scaffold_1, whole genome shotgun sequence, one DNA window encodes the following:
- the LOC113017265 gene encoding tripartite motif-containing protein 16-like: MAQKGVQLNRETFSCSICLDLLKDPVTTACGHSYCRNCIKRFWDQEDRKGIHSCPQCRKTFTPRPVLEKNIVLAALVEQLKKSGLQAAPADHCYAGPEDVACDVCTGRKLKAIKSCLSCPASYCEKHLQPHYDAAPLKKHKLVAPSKNLQENICSRHDEVMKIFLDEHKGHETVPAAAERTEKQKELEVRRLNIQQRIQEREKDVKLLQQEVEAINGSADKAVEDSEKMFTELIRLIQKRSSDVKQQVRSQQETEVSRVKELQEKLEQEIAELKRKDGELEQLSHTEDHNQFLHNYPSLSALSESTHSSSINIRPLSYFEDVTAAVSETRDKLQDILREEWTNISLTVTEVDVLLSPPEPKTRAGFLKYSQEITLDPNTANRYLLLSEGNRKIEVMTQKVSYSDHPDRFVYYWQVLSRESLTGRCYWEVEWRGKLVYVAVAYKNIRRAGRSDECKFGYNDKSWALRCEKDRCKFFHNNVQTVLSGPRSSRVGVYLDHRAGILSFYRVSETMTLLHRVQTTFTQPLYAGLWLYGDGDTAKFIKLK, from the exons ATGGCGCAGAAAGGAGTTCAGCTGAACAGAGAAACCTTCTCTTGTTCCAtctgtttggatctactgaaggaTCCAGTGACTACAgcctgtggacacagctactgcagGAACTGTATTAAACGTTTCTGGGATCAAGAGGACAGGAAgggaatccacagctgccctcagtgcagGAAGACTTTCACACCGAGGCCTGTCCTGGAGAAAAACATCGTGTTAGCAGCTTtagtggagcagctgaagaagagtggactccaagctgctccagctgatcactgctatgctggacctgaagatgtggcctgtgatgtctgcactggGAGGAAGCTGAAAGCCATCAAGTCCTGTTTATCTTGTCCAGCCtcttactgtgagaaacacctCCAACCTCACTATGATGCAGCtccattaaagaaacacaagctggtggCCCCCTCCAAGAATCTCCAGGAGAACATCTGCTCTcgtcatgatgaggtgatgaagattttct tggatgaacataaaggccatgaaacagtcccagctgcagcagaaaggactgagaagcagaaggagctCGAGGTGAGACGactaaacatccagcagagaatccaggagcgagagaaagatgtgaagctgcttcaacaggaggtggaggccatcaatggctctgctgataaagcagtggaggacagtgagaagatgttcactgagctgatccgtctcatccagaaaagaagctctgatgtgaagcagcaggtcagatcccagcaggaaactgaagtgagtcgagtcaaagagcttcaggagaagctggagcaggagatcgctgagctgaagaggaaagacggcgagctggagcagctctcacacacagaggatcacaaccagtttctacacaactacccctcactgtcagcactcagtgagtctacacactcatccagcatcaatattcgtcctctgagctactttgaggatgtgacagcagctgtgtcagagaccagagataaactacaggacatcctgagagaggaatggacaaacatctcactgacagtcactgaagtggatgttttactgtcaccaccagagccaaagaccagagctggattcttaaaatattcacaagaaatcacactggatccaaacacagcaaacagatATCTGCTATTATCTGAGGGGAACAGAAAAATAGAAGTAATGACACAGAAAGTGTCTtattctgatcatccagacagattcgtATATTATTGGCAGGTCCTGAGTAGAGAGAGTCTGACTggacgttgttactgggaggtggagtggagaggAAAACTGGTTTATGTAGCAGTTGCATACAAGAATATCAGAAGAGCAGGGCGCTCAGATGAATGCAAATTTGGATACAATGACAAATCTTGGGCATTACGTTGTGAAAAGGACAGATGTAAATTTTTCCACAATAATGTCCAAACTGTCCTCTCAGGTCCTCGGTcctccagagtaggagtgtacctggatcacagagcaggtattctgtctttctacagagtctctgaaaccatgactctcctccacagagtccagaccacattcactcagccgctctatgctggaCTTTGGCTTTATGGAGATGGAGACACTGCAAAGTTTATTAAACTGAAGTAG
- the LOC113017203 gene encoding tripartite motif-containing protein 16-like, whose product MAQKGVQLDRETFSCSICLDLLINPVTTTCGHSYCRNCIKSHFDGEDRKGIHSCPQCRKTFTPRPVLEKNTMLADLVEQLKKTGLQAAPADHCYAGPEDVACDVCTGLKLKAIKSCLSCPASYCEKHLQPHYDAAPLKKHKLVAPSKKLQENICSRHDEVMKIFCRTDQQSICYLCLMDEHKGHETVPAAAERTEKQKELEVRRLNIQQRIQEREKDVKLLQQEVEAINGSADKAVEDSEKMFTELIRLLQKRSSDVKQQVRSQQETEVSRVKELQEKLEQEIAELKRKDGELEQLSHTEDHNQFLHNYPSLSALSESTHSSSINIRPLSYFEDVTAAVSETRDKLQDILREEWTNISLTVTEEDVLLSPAEPKTRAGFLKYSREITLDPNTTHRRLLLSEGNRKVTLMKQEQSYSDHPDRFTGWEEVLSRESLTGRCYWEVEWRGRGVGVAVAYKNISRAGRDKECGFGYNDKSWSLYWYTNGYRFWHNFVQTVLSGPRSSRVGVYLDHRAGILSFYSVSETMTLLHRVQTTFTQPLYAGLYLYGLGATAELV is encoded by the coding sequence ATGGCGCAGAAAGGAGTTCAGCTGGACCGAGAAACCTTCTCTTGTTCGAtctgtttggatctactgaTAAATCCGGTGACTACAacctgtggacacagctactgcagGAACTGTATTAAATCCCACTTTGATGGAGAGGACAGGAAgggaatccacagctgccctcagtgcagGAAGACTTTCACACCGAGGCCTGtcctggagaaaaacaccatgtTAGCAGATTtagtggagcagctgaagaagactggactccaagctgctccagctgatcactgctatgctggacctgaagatgtggcctgtgatgtctgcactggGTTGAAACTGAAAGCCATCAAGTCCTGTTTATCTTGTCCAGCCtcttactgtgagaaacacctCCAACCTCACTATGATGCAGCtccattaaagaaacacaagttGGTGGCCCCCTCCAAGAAGCTCCAGGAGAACATCTGCTCTcgtcatgatgaggtgatgaagattttctgtcgtactgatcagcagagtatctgttatctctgcttgatggatgaacataaaggccatgaaacagtcccagctgcagcagaaaggactgagaagcagaaggagctCGAGGTGAGACGactaaacatccagcagagaatccaggagcgagagaaagatgtgaagctgcttcaacaggaggtggaggccatcaatggctctgctgataaagcagtggaggacagtgagaagatgttcactgagctgatccgtctcctccagaaaagaagctctgatgtgaagcagcaggtcagatcccagcaggaaactgaagtgagtcgagtcaaagagcttcaggagaagctggagcaggagatcgctgagctgaagaggaaagacggcgagctggagcagctctcacacacagaggatcacaaccagtttctacacaactacccctcactgtcagcactcagtgagtctacacactcatccagcatcaatattcgtcctctgagctactttgaggatgtgacagcagctgtgtcagagaccagagataaactacaggacattctgagagaggaatggacaaacatctcactgacagtcactgaagaggatgttttactgtcaccagcagagccaaagaccagagctggattcttaaaatattcacgtgaaatcacactggatccaaacacaaCTCACAGACGTCTGTTATTATCTGAAGGGAACAGAAAAGTAACATTGATGAAACAAGAACAGTCTtattctgatcatccagacagattcactGGATGGGAAGAGGTCCTGAGTAGAGAGAGTCTGACTggacgttgttactgggaggtggagtggagagggagaggagttGGTGTTGCAGTCGCATACAAGAATATCAGCAGAGCAGGGAGGGACAAAGAATGTGGTTTTGGATACAATGACAAGTCTTGGTCATTATATTGGTACACAAACGGTTATAGATTTTGGCACAACTTTGTCCAAACTGTCCTCTCAGGTCCTCGGTcctccagagtaggagtgtacctggatcacagagcaggtattctgtctttctacagcgtctctgaaaccatgactctcctccacagagtccagaccacattcactcagccgctctatgctggaCTTTACCTTTATGGACTTGGAGCCACTGCAGAGCTGGTGTAG